A genomic window from Sphingobacterium sp. BN32 includes:
- a CDS encoding arylsulfatase: MKKFTHVFGTALAILISSATLAQQRPNIIVILVDDMGYSDLGCFGSEIQTPHLDSLAKEGTIMTNFYNAARCCPSRASLLTGRFPHQAGVGDMMNKRSFPAYQGFLNRESITLAELLKSSGYATYMTGKWHVGQDSINWPLERGFDRYYGLIDGANSYFANRPYRRNQKLSIVLDREKVEVPAKYYSTDAYTSHMISFLETHFSEHQEQPFFAYLAYQTPHWPLHARPEEILKYKGKYMEGWEKMRQRRFAKQKELGVVPKSASLPEIDEAIPVWDKLTWEQKVQWDERMAVYAAMLDRLDQQIGRLVSFLKGNQQFENTIILFLSDNGASHETIDHDGFTQEIQLANNFPASHPESFTAYGKMGAAVSNTPYRSYKHWVYEGGNSTSFIAFGPNHIPKGAIVETPAHIVDIMPSLQQWANAPYPKWYNDHQIGAMEGKALSELWGSSGVEERAICFEHEGNKAIRRGRWKLVQAYPDKNWQLYDLHMDRAERDDLSDRHPKVVQSLLKVYMDWEKRVGVIPYEQLSK; encoded by the coding sequence ATGAAAAAGTTTACACATGTTTTCGGAACAGCATTAGCAATTCTAATTTCTTCAGCTACGCTGGCACAACAACGACCGAATATTATCGTGATTTTGGTTGATGATATGGGGTATTCTGATTTGGGATGTTTCGGATCTGAAATTCAAACGCCACATTTGGATAGTTTGGCAAAAGAAGGAACTATCATGACGAATTTTTATAATGCAGCGCGCTGCTGTCCTTCCAGAGCTTCTTTGCTGACCGGGCGATTTCCGCATCAGGCTGGTGTGGGTGATATGATGAACAAGCGCTCGTTTCCAGCCTACCAAGGTTTTCTCAACAGAGAGTCAATTACTTTAGCTGAATTGCTAAAATCGTCTGGTTATGCCACTTATATGACCGGTAAATGGCATGTTGGACAAGATTCGATAAATTGGCCGTTGGAACGAGGATTTGACAGATATTACGGGCTGATTGACGGGGCAAACAGTTATTTTGCAAATAGACCATACCGTAGAAATCAAAAGCTCAGTATCGTGTTGGATCGGGAAAAAGTAGAAGTACCTGCAAAATATTATAGTACCGACGCTTACACCAGCCATATGATTAGCTTTTTGGAAACTCATTTTTCCGAACATCAAGAACAACCGTTTTTCGCCTATTTGGCTTATCAAACTCCGCACTGGCCGCTGCATGCCAGACCAGAGGAAATACTGAAGTATAAGGGAAAGTATATGGAAGGTTGGGAGAAAATGCGCCAGCGTCGCTTTGCCAAGCAGAAAGAACTAGGCGTTGTTCCAAAGAGCGCCAGCTTGCCGGAGATCGACGAAGCGATTCCGGTATGGGATAAGTTGACTTGGGAGCAAAAAGTCCAATGGGACGAACGTATGGCGGTCTATGCGGCCATGCTCGACCGACTAGATCAACAAATAGGACGACTGGTTAGTTTTTTGAAAGGAAATCAACAATTCGAAAATACAATCATTCTTTTCCTGTCGGATAATGGAGCAAGTCATGAAACTATCGATCACGATGGATTCACGCAAGAGATACAGTTGGCAAATAATTTTCCTGCCAGCCATCCTGAATCGTTTACTGCCTACGGCAAAATGGGGGCTGCCGTATCAAACACGCCCTATCGCTCCTATAAGCATTGGGTATATGAGGGGGGGAATTCAACGAGCTTCATAGCCTTTGGGCCAAATCATATTCCAAAGGGAGCTATTGTAGAAACGCCGGCGCATATCGTTGATATAATGCCAAGTCTTCAACAATGGGCAAATGCTCCTTATCCTAAATGGTATAATGACCATCAAATTGGAGCGATGGAAGGAAAAGCCTTATCAGAACTTTGGGGAAGTAGCGGCGTAGAAGAGCGAGCGATTTGCTTCGAACATGAAGGAAATAAAGCCATCCGAAGAGGACGATGGAAATTGGTGCAAGCTTATCCGGATAAGAATTGGCAATTATACGATCTGCATATGGACCGTGCGGAAAGGGATGATTTAAGCGACAGGCACCCTAAGGTAGTTCAGTCCTTATTAAAAGTGTATATGGATTGGGAAAAACGTGTAGGCGTAATCCCCTATGAGCAGCTCAGCAAATAA
- a CDS encoding glycoside hydrolase family 88 protein, translating into MLFSYEVGALPDRIQMKKIIKKYNSSRLNGLLIACFAALALIFVACTAQRTGADKETDRKEDVLRVLRQTNAYFMDKWPDTKEPIYTTRWRPSNIWTRAVYYEGLMALYAIDPKIEYYRYADDWANQHQWNMRNGVETRNADDQACGQIYLDLYQIDKQPIKIKAIKENIDGIIASGKVDDWTWIDAIQMAMPIFAKFGSMYNDPKYYDFMHRMYLYSRNEEGGGLYNREDKLWWRDKDFVPPYKEPNGEDCYWSRGNGWVVAALVRVLNLLPDEHPNRAFYVQDFKDMMHALLKVQRKDGFWNVSLHDPNNFGGPETSGTALFVYGMAWGMNQAILDEAQFAEPTERAWKGMVQDAVHPSGFLGFLQGTGKEPKDGQPVRFSSVPDFEDYGLGCFLLAGTEYYNYLSKN; encoded by the coding sequence ATGTTATTTTCTTATGAAGTTGGAGCGCTTCCAGATCGAATTCAAATGAAGAAAATAATTAAAAAGTACAATTCTTCCCGCCTTAATGGTCTGCTTATAGCATGTTTCGCCGCCTTAGCCCTCATTTTTGTCGCATGTACCGCGCAACGAACCGGCGCTGACAAAGAAACAGATAGAAAAGAAGATGTATTAAGAGTTCTACGTCAGACGAATGCCTACTTTATGGACAAATGGCCAGATACCAAAGAACCTATTTACACAACGAGGTGGCGTCCTAGTAATATTTGGACTAGAGCGGTGTATTACGAAGGTCTGATGGCGCTATATGCAATCGATCCTAAAATCGAATATTATCGCTACGCTGATGATTGGGCAAACCAACATCAATGGAATATGCGCAATGGTGTAGAAACTCGAAATGCCGACGATCAGGCTTGTGGACAAATCTATCTTGATTTATATCAGATTGATAAACAGCCGATCAAGATAAAAGCAATTAAAGAAAATATTGATGGCATTATAGCGAGTGGAAAAGTGGATGATTGGACGTGGATCGACGCTATACAAATGGCAATGCCCATCTTCGCAAAGTTTGGAAGCATGTATAATGATCCGAAGTATTACGATTTTATGCATCGAATGTATCTCTACTCCAGGAATGAAGAGGGGGGCGGACTATATAACAGGGAAGATAAATTATGGTGGCGTGATAAGGATTTTGTGCCTCCCTATAAGGAGCCGAATGGCGAAGACTGTTACTGGTCGCGGGGAAATGGTTGGGTAGTTGCTGCGCTGGTGCGTGTTTTAAACCTGCTTCCAGACGAGCATCCCAATAGAGCGTTTTATGTGCAGGATTTTAAAGATATGATGCATGCGCTTTTAAAAGTGCAACGTAAGGATGGTTTTTGGAATGTGAGCCTCCATGATCCGAACAACTTCGGCGGACCTGAAACTTCAGGAACTGCGCTCTTTGTGTATGGGATGGCTTGGGGAATGAATCAGGCTATCCTTGATGAGGCACAATTCGCCGAACCGACGGAGCGAGCTTGGAAAGGAATGGTTCAAGATGCGGTGCACCCATCGGGCTTTTTAGGATTTCTGCAAGGAACGGGGAAAGAACCAAAAGATGGACAACCGGTTCGTTTTAGCTCCGTTCCAGACTTTGAAGATTATGGACTTGGATGCTTTTTACTCGCTGGTACGGAATATTATAATTACCTATCAAAAAACTAA
- a CDS encoding DUF4982 domain-containing protein has translation MKNLFLIVLMLIGWSPEITVLAQSNVTWSFNADWKLMLGEQEDAYRQNLDDSDWKSITLPYAWNEGDAFSKPIHEHSTGIAWYRKSFELPDNVPLEKVFLEFEGLRFAAEFYLNGEWIARHENGVMAVGLDISKYLKKGKNVLAIRTDNRWDYKEKASNSVFQWNDKNFNANYGGIPKNVWIHFKNELYQTLPLYSNLKTTGTYIYAKDIDVAKRKLNLHVETEVANESSAVKSGNWEIRVFDAESKLVKTFNKKFSLAAGSKTMLSTQALLMQVNFWNWGYGYLYTVESSLSIDNKQVDSRKIKTGFRKTAFKNGMLYLNDQVIMAKGYAQRTSNEWPGVGLSVAPWLSDFSNQLMVESNANMVRWMHVSPWKQDVESCDRVGLMQMLPAGDAEKDVEGRRWEQRTELMRDVIIYYRNNPSVILYECGNESISEQHMAEMKAIRDQYDPYGGRAIGSREMLDSKLAEYGGEMLYINKSAKHPMIATEYMRDEALRKYWDEHTYPFHKEGEGPLYKGNDASDYNRNQDQFAIEAVRRWYEYWRVRPGTGKRVSSGGLNIIFSDSNTDYRGEENYRRSGEVDAMRIPKDAFFAHQVMWNGWVDPDPKGIHIVGHWNYDIGTVKDVLVVSAGDKVELFLNNKKLGAAEQSNRFLFTFPAVRFEPGELKAVSYDSQGNKLNEQILKTAGIPTQVKLKLIHGANGIYADGHDMVMVEVEVLDANGQRCPTVSPIVDFSFEGPIDWIGGIAQGPNNCIGSTALPAEAGINRVLLRTQYGKPGTVHIKAMSNGLKADSLNFRINNIEQQGTYFQKASSENLPSYQGRGAGLDIGALKVVRTSLPIASVTSGANQTQAKASFDDNELTDWVNDGKIENAWISYRLEKKALIDEIDMKLNNFRSKVFPLAIYVDDQKVFDGTTSTSLGYWNVKFPAVEGSTVKIQLKGNTEGKSENKHAEIGGKKLDDGVARNDAGSTGTLSIIEIDLYKRH, from the coding sequence ATGAAAAACCTGTTTCTTATCGTGCTGATGCTAATCGGATGGTCACCAGAAATTACAGTTCTTGCGCAAAGCAATGTAACCTGGAGTTTCAATGCCGATTGGAAGTTAATGCTGGGAGAACAGGAAGATGCCTATCGACAAAACTTGGATGACAGTGATTGGAAATCAATAACCCTTCCGTATGCATGGAATGAAGGAGATGCTTTCTCGAAGCCAATTCACGAACATAGCACCGGTATTGCCTGGTATAGAAAGTCATTTGAACTGCCCGATAATGTACCGCTAGAGAAAGTTTTTTTGGAATTCGAAGGGCTACGTTTTGCTGCAGAGTTCTATTTAAATGGCGAATGGATAGCACGTCATGAGAACGGCGTTATGGCCGTTGGTTTGGATATTAGCAAGTACTTAAAAAAGGGCAAAAATGTTCTTGCTATTCGAACCGATAACCGTTGGGACTATAAGGAGAAAGCCAGCAATTCGGTATTTCAATGGAACGATAAGAATTTCAATGCCAATTATGGTGGGATACCGAAAAACGTATGGATTCACTTTAAAAACGAACTCTATCAAACCTTGCCTTTGTATTCCAACCTAAAGACCACAGGAACATATATATATGCCAAGGATATCGATGTAGCCAAAAGGAAACTAAATCTTCATGTGGAAACGGAAGTGGCCAACGAAAGTAGCGCTGTAAAAAGTGGTAATTGGGAGATTAGGGTATTTGATGCCGAAAGCAAGCTCGTGAAAACTTTCAATAAGAAATTTTCATTAGCAGCAGGATCGAAAACTATGCTATCCACGCAGGCTCTTTTAATGCAGGTTAACTTTTGGAACTGGGGTTATGGCTACCTCTATACAGTAGAGTCGAGCCTTAGCATAGATAATAAGCAAGTTGACAGCAGAAAGATAAAGACCGGTTTTCGAAAAACTGCCTTTAAAAACGGCATGCTTTATCTCAACGATCAGGTAATTATGGCGAAAGGGTATGCCCAGCGAACAAGCAACGAATGGCCGGGCGTTGGACTTTCTGTCGCGCCTTGGCTTAGCGATTTTAGCAATCAACTAATGGTGGAAAGCAATGCCAATATGGTACGCTGGATGCATGTCAGTCCCTGGAAGCAAGATGTAGAATCTTGCGATCGCGTAGGACTGATGCAAATGCTTCCCGCAGGCGACGCCGAGAAGGATGTTGAAGGACGTCGCTGGGAACAGCGTACTGAGCTGATGCGTGATGTCATTATCTACTATAGAAATAATCCTAGTGTGATACTTTATGAATGTGGAAATGAGTCCATCAGTGAACAGCATATGGCTGAAATGAAAGCTATCCGTGATCAGTATGATCCCTACGGGGGCAGAGCCATCGGATCTCGTGAAATGTTGGATAGCAAGCTTGCAGAATACGGAGGAGAAATGCTCTATATCAACAAAAGTGCGAAACATCCGATGATCGCGACGGAATATATGCGTGATGAAGCACTAAGAAAATATTGGGACGAACATACTTATCCTTTCCATAAGGAAGGAGAAGGGCCGTTGTATAAAGGCAATGACGCGAGCGATTATAATCGTAATCAAGATCAGTTTGCCATAGAGGCAGTACGCCGTTGGTATGAATACTGGCGTGTTAGGCCCGGAACTGGAAAACGCGTTAGTTCAGGTGGTTTGAATATTATATTCTCCGATTCAAATACGGATTATCGTGGTGAAGAAAATTACCGAAGAAGTGGTGAAGTAGACGCGATGCGTATTCCAAAAGATGCGTTTTTTGCCCATCAAGTTATGTGGAATGGCTGGGTAGATCCGGATCCTAAGGGAATACACATCGTTGGACATTGGAATTACGATATTGGAACAGTCAAAGATGTGCTGGTAGTTAGTGCAGGGGATAAGGTGGAGCTTTTCTTGAACAATAAGAAACTTGGAGCTGCGGAGCAATCTAACCGTTTTCTATTTACTTTTCCTGCAGTTCGATTTGAGCCTGGTGAATTAAAAGCGGTATCATACGATAGCCAAGGTAATAAACTCAACGAACAGATTCTTAAAACAGCAGGAATTCCGACACAAGTCAAATTAAAGCTGATTCATGGAGCGAACGGGATATATGCTGATGGCCATGATATGGTAATGGTGGAAGTAGAAGTGTTGGATGCGAACGGACAACGTTGCCCGACCGTGAGCCCAATCGTCGACTTCTCCTTTGAAGGTCCAATCGATTGGATTGGTGGTATTGCACAAGGACCAAACAATTGTATAGGATCAACCGCTTTACCGGCAGAGGCAGGCATCAACAGAGTCCTGCTTAGAACACAGTATGGAAAACCTGGCACAGTCCACATCAAAGCGATGTCAAATGGTTTGAAAGCCGATTCTCTTAATTTTCGAATAAACAATATTGAACAACAGGGGACTTATTTCCAGAAAGCATCCTCCGAGAACTTACCGTCCTATCAAGGACGTGGGGCGGGCTTAGATATAGGTGCCTTGAAAGTCGTCAGAACCTCATTGCCTATTGCATCCGTTACTTCCGGGGCGAACCAAACACAGGCAAAAGCCTCTTTCGATGATAACGAATTGACAGATTGGGTAAATGATGGAAAGATAGAAAATGCATGGATATCCTACAGACTAGAAAAGAAAGCCCTAATTGATGAGATCGATATGAAACTGAATAACTTCCGTTCTAAAGTATTTCCATTAGCGATCTATGTAGATGATCAGAAGGTGTTCGACGGTACAACCAGCACAAGTTTGGGATATTGGAATGTCAAGTTTCCAGCAGTTGAGGGCTCTACGGTTAAAATCCAGTTAAAAGGCAATACAGAAGGAAAGTCAGAAAACAAACATGCCGAAATCGGAGGAAAGAAACTCGATGACGGAGTTGCGCGAAATGACGCAGGAAGTACCGGCACATTGAGCATAATTGAAATAGACCTATATAAAAGACATTAA
- a CDS encoding glycosyl hydrolase encodes MKRYWIWSMVSIALMQSPAEAQTTWPQVQKEMKPWTRWWWPGSAVDKKNLSAELTKLADAGFGGVEVTPIYGAKGFEKKYISFLSPQWLEMLNYSSQKAKSLGMGLDMNLGTGWPFGGPQVEVEYAATKLLLEELNLRKGEEIVLPLRSQDANQTYTKAQAISGYDRNARKIDLSSLLNQKTGTWKAPEDMKVMIMFSGRTGQKVKRAAPGGEGLTLDHLGKASVASYFDFFKKKLKDQPRSVRSFFNDSYEVYGADWTDDFLVEFKRRKGYALEDYLLEFAGKTDDKEKEGRLKSDYREVVSWILRDNFLLPFTEFSNEQGAISKNQAHGSPGNLLDLYASTDIPECETFGSSAFDIPGLKRDSADVRNVDPDPMMFKFASSATNTQGKKLTSSETFTWLTEHFKTALSQTKPEVEALFLSGVNHVFYHGTTYSPEEVKFPGWLFYASVNFVTQNSFWPHLIGLNQYITRVQSVLQTTEADNELLIYWPIYDIWQEPDKAFKQLSVHHVDHWLWPTQFYKESVLLQKRGYGFDFISDEQIERTETNQGKLITHAGANPYQAIFIPDTQYFSEATLAKLLKLAEEGATLIFQSAPKDIPGFHQTAERKEKLQDAWKRIGFKIDEPNQYKKYGKGKIYLTKDIVSALETEQIFGESLTRAGLKFHRRVDKNAHYYYIVNHGSKTIDQSIKLNATGKTVTLLDPQTGRIADLPMKDGQVRFQLAPGYAWVVTVSDEPAQATKYHYVDQEKTLNVFTQPWNLNFISGGPVLPSNKKLNKLGYWTDLQGADYQSFSGSAAYETQITLNKETNKAYRLKLENLSESAKVMINGKEAGILWANPFELDVTEFLTNGKNQIRIEVANLMANRVRDMDRKGMVWRNYHEINFVNIDYKPFDAGKWTVANSGLKGPVTLIAY; translated from the coding sequence ATGAAAAGATATTGGATATGGAGTATGGTTTCTATTGCGTTAATGCAGTCTCCTGCTGAAGCTCAAACCACTTGGCCACAAGTGCAGAAAGAAATGAAGCCTTGGACTCGGTGGTGGTGGCCAGGGTCTGCGGTGGATAAGAAAAACTTATCTGCGGAGCTAACGAAGCTAGCAGATGCAGGTTTCGGCGGAGTTGAAGTCACTCCGATCTACGGCGCAAAAGGATTTGAGAAAAAATACATTTCTTTCTTAAGTCCGCAATGGCTCGAAATGTTGAATTACAGCAGTCAGAAAGCGAAATCCTTGGGAATGGGACTCGATATGAACCTGGGTACCGGATGGCCTTTTGGTGGTCCTCAAGTTGAGGTTGAATATGCGGCTACAAAGCTATTGCTCGAAGAGCTGAACCTTCGTAAAGGCGAAGAAATAGTTCTTCCGTTGCGAAGCCAGGATGCAAATCAAACTTATACAAAGGCGCAAGCGATCAGCGGCTATGATCGTAATGCACGTAAAATTGATCTGAGTAGCTTGCTAAATCAAAAAACAGGGACATGGAAGGCTCCGGAAGACATGAAAGTGATGATTATGTTCTCAGGCAGAACCGGACAGAAGGTAAAACGCGCAGCGCCAGGTGGCGAAGGTTTGACACTCGACCATCTGGGTAAAGCATCCGTAGCATCATATTTTGATTTTTTCAAAAAGAAGCTCAAAGACCAACCCAGGTCTGTTAGATCGTTCTTCAACGATAGCTATGAGGTGTATGGCGCTGATTGGACAGACGATTTTTTAGTAGAATTTAAACGTAGAAAAGGTTATGCCCTAGAAGACTATTTATTGGAATTTGCAGGGAAAACCGACGATAAAGAGAAAGAAGGACGCTTGAAATCCGATTATCGCGAAGTTGTAAGTTGGATTCTCCGCGACAATTTCCTCTTGCCGTTTACGGAATTTTCAAACGAGCAGGGTGCAATCTCTAAGAATCAAGCTCATGGCTCACCAGGGAACCTATTGGATCTGTATGCCAGCACCGATATCCCCGAATGTGAAACGTTCGGATCTAGTGCTTTCGATATTCCTGGGTTAAAAAGAGATTCCGCAGATGTTAGAAACGTCGATCCTGATCCGATGATGTTCAAGTTTGCGAGTTCGGCAACAAATACACAAGGGAAGAAACTTACATCTTCCGAGACCTTTACTTGGTTGACTGAGCACTTCAAAACCGCCTTGTCTCAAACAAAACCGGAGGTTGAAGCTTTGTTTCTTTCGGGGGTGAATCACGTGTTCTATCATGGCACAACATATAGCCCAGAAGAAGTGAAATTTCCAGGCTGGTTGTTCTATGCATCAGTAAACTTCGTAACACAAAATTCCTTTTGGCCACATCTAATCGGATTAAACCAATATATCACTCGTGTTCAATCCGTATTGCAGACAACGGAAGCAGATAATGAACTCCTAATTTACTGGCCGATCTACGATATATGGCAAGAACCTGATAAAGCATTTAAGCAGCTAAGTGTTCATCATGTGGATCATTGGCTATGGCCAACGCAATTCTATAAGGAAAGCGTTCTTCTGCAGAAGCGAGGATATGGATTTGATTTCATTTCTGACGAACAAATAGAGCGAACGGAAACAAATCAAGGTAAATTAATCACGCATGCAGGAGCGAATCCTTATCAAGCGATCTTCATTCCAGACACGCAATATTTTTCCGAAGCGACGCTAGCGAAACTTTTGAAGTTAGCGGAAGAGGGTGCCACATTGATATTCCAATCGGCACCGAAGGATATTCCTGGATTTCATCAGACAGCAGAAAGAAAAGAGAAATTACAGGATGCATGGAAGCGAATAGGTTTTAAAATAGATGAGCCGAACCAGTATAAGAAATATGGAAAAGGCAAAATATATTTGACGAAGGACATTGTTTCCGCATTAGAAACGGAGCAAATCTTTGGGGAGAGCCTGACGAGAGCAGGATTGAAATTCCATAGGCGCGTCGATAAAAATGCACATTACTACTACATCGTCAACCATGGTTCTAAAACTATAGATCAATCGATAAAACTAAATGCGACTGGCAAAACGGTGACATTGTTGGATCCTCAAACCGGGAGAATAGCAGATCTGCCAATGAAAGATGGACAAGTTCGTTTTCAATTAGCGCCAGGCTATGCCTGGGTTGTGACGGTTTCCGATGAGCCAGCACAGGCAACAAAATATCATTATGTGGATCAGGAAAAAACATTAAATGTCTTCACTCAGCCATGGAACTTAAATTTTATTAGCGGTGGCCCTGTCCTTCCGTCTAACAAAAAGCTGAATAAGTTAGGTTATTGGACGGATTTGCAGGGCGCAGATTATCAAAGCTTCTCTGGATCCGCAGCCTATGAAACCCAAATAACGCTCAACAAAGAAACCAATAAAGCGTACAGACTGAAGCTCGAGAACTTATCAGAAAGTGCAAAAGTCATGATCAATGGAAAAGAAGCTGGTATTTTATGGGCGAATCCCTTTGAACTTGACGTGACGGAGTTTTTAACTAATGGCAAAAACCAAATACGCATTGAAGTGGCCAATTTAATGGCTAATCGGGTCCGCGATATGGACAGGAAAGGAATGGTCTGGCGAAACTACCATGAAATAAACTTTGTGAATATAGACTATAAACCTTTTGATGCAGGAAAATGGACAGTAGCAAATTCCGGACTCAAAGGACCTGTAACCTTAATTGCATACTAG